In the genome of Amphiura filiformis chromosome 11, Afil_fr2py, whole genome shotgun sequence, the window tgaagtagtgtgctatcagcagtagatagttgatgaagttgcgtgctatccgcagtagatagttcatgaggtagtgtgctatcagcagtagatagttgatgaagtagcgtgctatccgcagtagatagttcatgaggtagtgtgctatcacagtagatagttgatgaagtagcgtgctgtcagcagtagatagttgatgaagtagcgtgccatcagcaatagatagttgatgaagtagtgtcctatcagcagtagatggttgatgaagtagtgtgctatcagcagttgatggttgatgaagtagcgtgctatcagcagtagatagttaatgaagtagcgtgctatccgcagtagatagttcatgaggtagtgtgctatcagcagtatatagttgatgaagtagcgtgctatccgcagtagatagttcatgaggtagtgtgctatcacagtagatagttgatgaagtagcgtgctgtcagcagtagatagttgatgaagtagcgtgctatccgcagtagatagttgatgaagtagcgtgctatcagcagtagatggttgatgaagtagcgtgctatcagcagtagatagttgatgaagtagcgtgctatccgcagtagatagttcATGAGATAGTGTGCTAtcacagtagatagttgatgaagtagcgtgctatcagcagtagatagttgatgaagtagcgtgctatcagcagtagatagttgatgaagtagcgtgctatccgcagtagatagttcatgaggtagtgtgctatcacagtagatagttgatgaagtagcgtgctgtcagcagtagatagttgatgaagtagcgtgccatcagcaatagatagttgatgaagtagtgtcctatcagcagtagatggttgatgaagtagtgtgctatcagcagttgatggttgatgaagtagcgtgctatcagcagtagatagttgatgaagtagcgtgctatccgcagtagatagttcatgaggtagtgtgctatcagcagtagatagttgatgaagtagcgtgccatcagcaatagatagttgatgaagtagtgtcctatcagcagtagatggttgatgaagtagtgtgctatcagcagttgatggttgatgaagtagcgtgctatcagcagtagatagttgatgaagtagcgtgctatccgcagtagatagttcatgaggtagtgtgctatcagcagtagatagttgatgaagtagcgtgctatccgcagtagatagttcatgaggtagtgtgctatcacagtagatagttgatgaagtagcgtgctgtcagcagtagatagttgatgaagtagcgtgctatccgcagtagatagttgatgaagtagcgtgctatcagcagtagatggttgatgaagtagcgtgctatcagcagtagatagttgatgaagtagcgtgctatccgcagtagatagttgatgaagtagtgtgctatcagcagtagatagttgatgaagtagcgtgctatcagcagtagatggttgatgaagtagcgtgctatcagcagtagatagttgatgaagtagcgtgctatcacagtagatagttgatgaagtagcgtgctgtcagcagtagatagttcatgAGATAGTGTGCTAtcacagtagatagttgatgaagtagcgtgctatcagcagtagatagttgatgaagtagcgtgctgtccgcagtagatagttgatgaagtagcgtgctatccgcagtagatagttcatgaggtagtgtgctatcagcagtagatagttgatgaagtagcgtgctatcagcagtagatagttgatgaagtagcgtgctatccgcagtagatagttcatgaggtagtgtgctatcagcagtagatagttgatgaagtagcgtgctatccgcagtagatagttcatgaggtagtgtgctatcacagtagatagttgatgaagtagcgtgctgtcagcagtagatagttgatgaagtagcgtgctatccgcagtagatagttgatgaagtagcgtgctatcagcagtagatggttgatgaagtagcgtgctatcagcagtagatagttgatgaagtagcgtgctatccgcagtagatagttgatgaagtagtgtgctatcagcagtagatagttgatgaagtagcgtgctatcagcagtagatggttgatgaagtagcgtgctatcagcattagatagttgatgaagtagcgtgctatcacagtagatagttgatgaagtagcgtgctgtcagcagtagatagttgatgaagtagcgtgctatcagcagtagatagttgatgaagtagcgtgctatcagcagtagatagttgatgaagtagcgtgctatcagcagtagatagttcatgAGATAGTGTGCTAtcacagtagatagttgatgaagtagcgtgctatcagcagtagatagttgatgaagtagcgtgctatcagcagtagatagttcatgAGATAGTGTGCTAtcacagtagatagttgatgaagtagcgtgctatcagcagtagatagttgatgaaatagcgtgctatcagcagtagatagttcatgaggtagtgtgctatcacagtagatagttgatgaggtagcgtgctgtcagcagtagatagttgatgaagtagcgtgctatccgcagtagatagttgatgaagtagcgtgctatcagcagtagatggttgatgaagtagcgtgctatcagcagtagatagttcatgaggtagtgtgctatcacagtagatagttgatgaagtagcgtgctgtcagcagtagatagttgatgaagtagcgtgctatccgcagtagatagttgatgaagtagcgtgctatcagcagtagatggttgatgaagtagcgtgctatcagcagtagatagttgatgaagtagcgtgctatccgcagtagatagttcATGAGATAGTGTGCTAtcacagtagatagttgatgaagtagcgtgctatcagcagtagatagttgatgaagtagcgtgctatcagcagtagatagttgatgaagtagcgtgctgtcagcagtagatggttgatgaagtagcgtgctatcagcagcagatggttgatgaagtagcgtgctatcagcagtagatagttgatgaagtagcgtgctatccgcagtagatagttcATGAGATAGTGTGCTAtcacagtagatagttgatgaagtagtgtgctatcagcagtagatggttgatgaagtagcgtgctatcagcagtagatagttgatgaagtagtgtgctatcaccagtagatagttgatgaagtagtgtgctatcagcagtagatggttgatgaagtagtgtgctatcagcagtagatagttgatgaagtagtgtgctatcaccagtagatagttgatgaagtagcgtgctgtcagcagtagatggttgatgaagtagcgtgctatcagcagtagatagttgataaagtagcgtgctatccgcagtagatagttcatgagatagtgtgctatcagcagtagatggttgatgaagtagcgtgatGTCAGtagtagatggttgatgaagtagtgtgctatcagcagttgatggttgatgaagtagtacgaAGTaatgcgctatcagcagtagaaatagTGTgccatttttatttaatttaattaattaattaattaattttttctctttgGCCCCACTGCCTCTTTCATATAGAATAAAGGTTCtgattaaatatttttttaaatggaagcaataatttatatagtttatattattaaaatcaaattgctttacattcccatgtaattttatggctacttggaaacaaacggctacgctaaacacaaaaatgctcctcctgtaaaactgtccaaactgcacttacgatagtgtagcactctgccgacgaattaTCTTTTTCTCACGTCAAATTAAAGAAACGAGACAAACTGAGTATGAAAAACCATAACATGGAAAATCACGCATgcaaaaaactgacaaaattgcaGTTTTGGGAATGAAATTCCCAAGACGataaaccccccaaaaaaaaaaaaaaaaaaaggaaaggaaagaaaaaccAGTTATTGAACGTTACGTGGCCTGGGAGATGACTCTTTTAATTTTGCAGAGTGAAATATGAAAAGGTGAACCAAAACAATACACCGGATAGGGTGTGTGGTCCTGTAGGGATTCGAACCCGTAGTCAGTTTTCACACTAGACCCAATACTAGTAAAAAGCGACAAAGCGATGTAACCACTACACTGAGTCAGTGCACTTGAACTTAAGTTTAGTCTATTTATACTTTAGTGTGATTGCGATATGTACACAACTGACTGGTACGGTCAAGGTCATGGACAACCATTGATAAGTATGTGGAAGTTATTCTATAATTATTTTATCGTTAATAAAGTAAAGTTTACTATACAAAAAGGAGATAAGTTTGTGAATTGTCCAAAAAAGCATGCAAatgtgaaaagaataagtaaacgAAAAAAGGAAGAGGGAAAAAAGtaaagaacaagaaaaagaaagaaagaaatagagaGGGAAAGGAagattgaaaaaaagaaagaaatacaaataagaacgaaaaagtcaagAAGACAGAAACGAAGTACGACAGAGAAAGAAAAGACGAAgtaagaaaaaaaggaaagaaaacgcCAATGAAAAAGGGAAGTAAGATTGAATGAAGAAAATAGACAAAAGAagagaaggaaggaaaaaaggttTCGGAAAAAAATCGAGCTTAAAACAATTAGATTCGTATCATGATGAATAATTGTATTGCACGAATGCAATTCTGGGCCTGTcaatgaacaaaacaaaaacaatacgcTGGATTGCGTGTATGGTTATGGGCAGGCCTGAGAATCAAACCCGTGCCTTGACAAtgtttttgtaatttgttttaattttttttacgaaTGAAGTAACCATAGCACAGAGCCATCGCAcaattgtgaccgtccacggcgaatgagccgtaaattcctcccccggtcaattttgttttatttcgtgtttaaaaaataaacatcataaacttaaaaatggtatatcatttgacttcaaatgatatccagaagcggggtaatggtttgttaaactttgctccgtcaacaaaattatagcttttacgtttttacatgtgtctctttttccacattgctggcaataaatatcaaacagtcataattggcggtcatttcaaatcatccccaagtcaacgaggtttaagaaagttctctcattgttaattgttggttatgaatacctgtacaaaatacaatgcctggtaacccaccacttgaacaggatttagcaaaagcaaacaaagaccagagctattaaaagttctatagccatctaaggtagaagcttattatccacatcaacaataggattattgattcgtttttgactatcaaaatgagacggatgtcgggccagcttaagttaccgatgaatacgaccttcgtacacattttacatcgcaactcagaatacaatttagggaatttacggctcatttgtgctgccgggtcacaattaATAGACTGTTTTACCGTATGCCATTTAAGTTTGCCAGCACGATTGCACCACACTGAATATAATAGTATGACGTCATTTCATTCATTCTGACTATTCACTgtgaaacaacaaaaacaaaacatccgTTTGTATTACTATCGTTATTACGATTATAAATGCGCATAGAGCTCTACGGTTTAAAGGTCAAAGTGTTTGCTTTCATTTAGTAGTACCTCATCATTTCGGCTCAATATTGGTAGAAAACATTCCTGGCAGTTATATTATTCGGGGCTactaataataatgttttgtgaAAAGTATACCACATTATTCCGGATTGAAATTGATAGAAAACGTTCCCAAAATTCCAGCTCTAAATACGTGCTGTTCCAGGGAATTGCTGAGTGCTGTTCATAATAATCTTGGACATGCTGGCGATATTGCGTAATCAATATTTTTCGCTCATGGGTTTGTTTACGTTGGTTACTGATGACGCTAGAGGGCTCTGTCATTGATTGATTgtaacattttataataaatatccACTCTTCACAAAATACAGCTTGCTAGCATTGCTATTTGAGGACCTATTTCAAACATGTTGGAAAACGATTAGTGGTTTGCCTTTGATATTTGATTTTACATACTGCAAAAAGAAATCGAGCCGTTTTAGGGAAATATGAGTAGGctatttgatctagaaacacttatCGTCGGCTGCATCGCACAAAACCACGTCCAAACCAGGAAGTAAAGTGGTGTTTCGATCAAAACAAAACAGACCGACTAATATAACGTAGTGCAGTGGTACAGAAAAATCTACCAAAGTTGAAATACTTCAAAATAATGACAAAGGCAGCCAAAGTAAAGGAGCAGTTGGTGAGAGAACTCATACGGTTGAAGAGACAATCTTGTCGAAGTGGGTTGAAATCTGGCGATGTTCGCCAAGTGTTTCTCAACTCATGTGCTGGCTTCCAAAGTGGTGGTAGTGGTAGGCAAGCTAGTAATGATCAAGGCACATATTTACCGTCGCGGAATGGCAGTGTTAATTCATCAGATAACCGGACAGTACGTCCAATTTGGAGAAGAAGACTGGTAACTTTCACTTTTGCACTTATTCCAGTTCTTTTAGGTGTTCTATACGTATGTCATCGAGCTGAGTATGATTGGGAGGACTTTATGAACGATGTACGAGAAACTCCATGTATCATAGAGAATAACTTTTTCATCATGGAAATGGCACGACCACTAGCTCCATGTGCTATGTGTAAAAACCTAACTAAAGTACCAACTTATAATCTCATTGACAAAGAGGAATTCCTCAATAAACACGCTTATTCAGGCCGTCCAGCTATCATATCCGGTGCAACAGCAAATTGGACTGCTATGGAGAAATTCAGTTTTCATTTTTTTCGAGACCTTTATAGGAAGTACCCAGGTTCGTTTGATAAGATTGAAGATGAGTGTCAATTTTTCCCCTATAACACTGATTTTACGTCATTAGAAGAAGCATTTAATATGTCGGATGATCAGGCGGCTATGAGGGAAGGAGAAGCAGGCTGGTATATAGGATGGTAAGCTGTCAATTATCATTATTTTAATCAGTTATAAGTCATTATAATTATAGTTTTGTTGTCTTTCTGAAATGGTTTGCAAAAAAGTAGCACCCCTCTTAGGTTGAAAATAGGTCACCACTCGACATAATTATAACCATTACATGCAAAGTAACTCACACCCCTTAGCTTGAAAATAggtcacccccccacacacatcaTTATGATCATGACCTGCCAAGTAACTGTCACCCCTCTGGAATTTCCGGGAACCATAaaaatgttcatcaggactgCTTGGAACCATTATTTAGAACCTTAAGTGATCTATGTGATCCCTTACCAAAACCAGTAAGTTGGAACTAAATAATGCTCCAAAAGCGAAATACTAATTTAAAATCTAAACACTGGTCCAAACACCAAGTAGTTCTAAAATACTGATTCAAAAAAGTAGAGTCCAAGGAAAGATTTATCCCCTAACTCTAATATCTCTTTAGAAATCATCATAAatagtttttctttttttctttttgttttttaccTCAATTTTAAAAAGAAGGTAAAATGGGTTTTGGAACTTAAAATTACATCTTCATTCTAACAATATCACATATATGTAAAATGTGTAAGTTATAAAAGTTTGCTTGTTTATGTGGTACAGGTAATtttagtgtttttgttttgtcagGGTGTATGTTGTGTTCATCTAGATGTTCTAAGATATTTAAATTTACACAACGATAGCATCATTAGCCTGTTTGCCTTTTGTCCCATCGTCTCCATCTCCTTGTAATTATGTTTTTCCTCTTTTGTAAAATCATTACATATTTTGGCCCTTAATCTAATCAGATAAAACTAGCCTGTGTAACAGTAGAAACATTATGAAAGATTTCCATTGACCATGCAATATTATACTGGGCACTGACCTACAACtaccaataatgtgtaaaatgATCCACCATTTGGAATAAATCTCTTTAATATCAAGATTAAAATGCATTACAAAAAGAGACCTGTTATCAACTCATCTCTAATCTCATATTTCATATAATATCAATTGGATCAGTGAGGTGATGTACACAGGGTATCATGTGAATGGGTGCCTTGAATTATTGAATGGGAATTGTGACCAAACACGTCTTGATGAGTCTCTCACCGATTGGTCAAGTGTGTTATAATAATGTACTAAGTTGAACTTATGTATCTTTTTGATCAGACACATAACCATGATtataacgttttgaaaatgtAAATGGAAGATGTATTTTTGTACTTGTCTGCCCTACATGGGAGGGGAGTTATACAGAATTAAAGCTGAATTCTTGGAAACATATTTTAAGGCAAAGACAGTATTGGAACAGAAATCAGCTAAAATATGTTAATTTAGAAGTGACCCTACAGCACACGCTAGCATATTAAGTAACACAATTCAATAGAAACATGCAACCAAATGGAAATTGGCGCAAGGAAATGCAAGATAGAAGGTTATAGGTCAGTataaatacaatattgttttCTGTAACATGAATTGTAACATTGGTCCTATGTTAAATATTTCATGCCCCCACTCCCTTATCATGATTGCAAAAAAATGTTGGGTCTCACAAATTGATCACATTTCCTAAAAATGTGTGTCCTATGTCTCTTTTTTACCAGACTGAAAAAGAGACCTGGATCATtcttgtattcaggtattcaataaTTTGTGTTCCGCCTCTTCTGGGGAAAAAATGTGTTCCCCAAATTCATCCATTCCCCCTGGGATAAACATAATCatatgttttgtttttagaggagaaataatttttgagaattgctgataaaatcaaaacaattgcTATCTGCTTTATATAGTATGGACTAACACAGAAGATTCAATTttatattaataaaatattactGACCAATGCTATATTATTTCAAACAGTGTTGAGAAATCAGCACGTAAATACTCTGATAATTCCTGCATGTCAGCATCAGCTAAATGATTGATTTTTAGATGCTACTACAATTATAATAAGACATTGAATTGAAAATACATATGAAGGTGCTATTTATAAAAAGTACAATTGATCGTACTTGTATGAAGCCTTAAACTAAAACCAtagatgttgattttttttaagagAAAGAGATGGAGAGAGAGAATGACTGACCAAATGACAAATAGACAGGGAGAGAAAATAGACATGGAGACGGGAGTCAATAACATGAAAGATATAGAGGAGAAGGTGTATAAATTATTAGAGGAGAGGAGAAAATGAGAGGAGAAAGTAGAAAAGAgaatataaaaaagaaagtaagGCAGAAAAGACATATGAAAAATAATATATACACATAGaaatcaatttaaaacaaaatcatttaTCTTTGTGCCAAGGGGCAGTCTTATTTCCTTACTTACTCCAAaaagatgagatttttatatcatcagaaatgtttgtgtgcataacaTAACAGATTTGTGTTACGCGCAAATCCAATGTCCATagcatttttcgtggatatctattaatGTTCAGTCTCCGCTTTAGAACATTCCTTGTTCTGTTATTTAAAGCCCCATACTTCCACTGCACTTGCCATTGTTTCCATGCCTACAATGTTTACCAACATATTGAACAtccagtacccccttaaaacaatcAATGAATATTTAGAAACTGTTGTGTGTGTATGTAAAGAGAGACTAAAATGACATGCGGTAGCAGTTCCTTTGCGAGCAAGGTAAAAAAGGCACGAATGATCAAAATGCAATTAActgtgaaatatacattataaaaccaatgcacacaatacatattgcacaacataaaaGCAACAATAAAAAACGAGATCAGAAAACAAGAAGCCCTGCAACATGCATTATGcgaaaattaacataaaaatatacataataCATTACACATGCAAAAACAAATATGACTCAAGATAACAGCAAACAGATCATTGCGCTTAAAAACACAGAGAATCAGCTGTGAAAATTGTACATGGTTGATCAAAATTACAAATTCTGAATCTATGTTCAACATACGTACGCTATCAAATAGCGCTATGATAGGGTAATAGGCACATCAAGAAGGTATTGTGTGACATATTTGATGAAAAAGCTTTATTTTATCATCAAAGGGAATAATGGGGTAACTATCTGCAAATTAGGTTGGAATAACTTTCTTGTGATTGGATCAAAAGTAAATCCAATGGGAACTATTCATGCTCAATTTGTTGGTCTATTATATAGTCAAGGAAGCACTTTTGTATTCTGGTATACAAAATATTGTGGCTTTAAatttatttaacatgttttattGCTTTGCCTTGTACTCAAGTGTAATTTAACCATCAAGTGTTGCTTTATCGCTACCACTTTACACAACTGCCTTAAATTGTGTAAGAAGAACTAAGAAGAGTTATTAATACATTAATACGAAATGACAGACTTGTATAGAATCTTGTTGATACATGTTCTTGGATTAATGTTTGGAGAGTAGCAGCTTACTGGAAAAGATTTTCCTGTATTCAGAATCAAGAACACACGCCATGATTCCTTTTATTAAAAGATTCAGCATTATCCTGTTTTTCCAGATTAAAACTAGATAAATTCTAATCCTTTTATTAGCAATAACTTTTATAACACTTTATAGATGGTATCTATTTGCAGCCACAGACAAATCattgggtaaccatggtaactcctAGTAGTAATAATGTACAGATGACTTGGTGAAATCTTAGAGCAACTTATAATGGTTGAGTTGCCTTTAGATCAACTGATGAAGACACTGCTAAGTAAGATATTGATTATTCTCTGTCATTATAGAGAAAACATGAATTCAGAAATGCATGATATATTTTGAAGGAGGGGTGGTCAGacttcaaatttttaaaattttaaaatgttgcttGTGTGTTGTGTGGATGTTcactctattgggctattccagaaaataagtgcacaccccctatagaggagtaacttttcaatcaaagaaatgactggatttcca includes:
- the LOC140164204 gene encoding bifunctional arginine demethylase and lysyl-hydroxylase JMJD6-like — protein: MTKAAKVKEQLVRELIRLKRQSCRSGLKSGDVRQVFLNSCAGFQSGGSGRQASNDQGTYLPSRNGSVNSSDNRTVRPIWRRRLVTFTFALIPVLLGVLYVCHRAEYDWEDFMNDVRETPCIIENNFFIMEMARPLAPCAMCKNLTKVPTYNLIDKEEFLNKHAYSGRPAIISGATANWTAMEKFSFHFFRDLYRKYPGSFDKIEDECQFFPYNTDFTSLEEAFNMSDDQAAMREGEAGWYIGWSNCDQRVQTELRKHYERPYFIPPTSESSALDWMFMGGPGPGADIHIDNVDKPSWQAQISGKKTWQLIPPPECEDVCQAVEVTVNKGDIIIVDTNQWYHKTTIHPGEISITIGSEYD